In the genome of Tetrapisispora phaffii CBS 4417 chromosome 14, complete genome, one region contains:
- the CNN1 gene encoding centromere-binding protein CNN1 (similar to Saccharomyces cerevisiae CNN1 (YFR046C); ancestral locus Anc_3.559) — MDGQESGYIDIEELRRQLRLRSQQQIYSNMGRATELSQDPTDVKSYLNDLSVALASQREATNRSTSLEDLKSTSMSVETTEAHSISDDRSISAKAERGSEIAEIDGRLNSLGTAEGNSVIDTVFAGLSSMRSKTKRRKISSFIITDNQTATEATPDTNAALEPIEEPMYFSDQNEHTEPVQEAMPEATTYNEENTLLEDADEPEPYETQRLKPAQLKNMFGPYLNHKQISLPPASWQALSTITGDLTSKITTTLQAEQYHGSQQLSIERSSLVALLVKYKLLPRQQNLSDRHITTEELFSMCKQYLTSEDLNDLEISLFS, encoded by the coding sequence ATGGATGGCCAAGAGAGTGGATACATTGACATTGAGGAATTGCGAAGACAGCTCCGGTTGCGTTCTCAACAGCAGATATATTCTAACATGGGAAGAGCCACCGAGTTATCACAAGATCCTACGGACGTTAAGTCGTATTTGAATGATCTGAGTGTGGCTCTTGCGTCTCAAAGAGAGGCTACGAACAGGTCAACTAGTCTTGAAGATTTGAAATCAACGTCGATGTCAGTGGAGACCACAGAGGCACATAGCATATCTGATGACCGTTCGATAAGTGCAAAAGCTGAGAGAGGTAGTGAGATTGCGGAAATCGATGGTAGACTTAACAGCCTTGGCACGGCAGAGGGGAATTCGGTCATAGACACGGTGTTTGCCGGTCTATCCAGCATGCGAAGTAAAACCAAGAGACGCAAAATCTCATCATTTATAATCACAGATAATCAAACGGCGACAGAAGCAACGCCGGATACAAATGCAGCATTGGAGCCCATCGAAGAGCCAATGTATTTTAGCGATCAGAATGAGCACACGGAACCCGTCCAAGAGGCTATGCCGGAGGCAACGACATATAACGAGGAAAACACATTGCTGGAGGATGCTGATGAGCCAGAACCATACGAGACGCAGCGCTTGAAACCTGctcaattgaaaaacatGTTTGGACCCTATTTAAATCACAAGCAGATTTCCTTACCACCCGCCTCGTGGCAAGCCTTATCAACGATCACTGGCGACCTCACCAGTAAGATAACCACCACCTTGCAAGCAGAACAATACCATGGCAGCCAACAATTATCCATCGAACGCAGTAGTCTAGTTGCATTGCTAGTCAAATACAAGCTGCTACCACGTCAACAGAACCTCAGCGACCGCCATATCACCACCGAAGAACTATTCTCAATGTGCAAACAATACTTAACCTCTGAAGACCTCAACGATCTGGAGATATCCTTATTCTCTTAG